A part of Thermosphaera sp. genomic DNA contains:
- the sufC gene encoding Fe-S cluster assembly ATPase SufC, protein MLQVDGLVVEVSNKRVVDGVSFTIDSGELVVIMGPNGSGKSSLAYAIMGHPNYRVVSGRIIIDGVDFTGKPTHERALAGLFLGFQNPVEIPGVNIFMLLRSVLNKKMGRHDISEYIEGLEKRIKDEAVLIGLKQELLDRDLNLGFSGGERKRSEILQARVMRPKYVILDEPDSGLDVDGVRSVADYIKEALSAGASVILITHYPRVVEYVSPSRVYVMHNGRFVAEGGLELIDKINKEGYRWLEGK, encoded by the coding sequence TTGCTTCAGGTAGATGGACTCGTAGTGGAGGTTTCAAATAAGAGAGTGGTTGATGGGGTCAGCTTCACGATTGACTCCGGGGAACTCGTCGTCATTATGGGGCCCAACGGTAGCGGAAAGAGTAGCCTCGCCTACGCGATAATGGGTCACCCAAACTACCGGGTAGTCTCGGGCAGGATAATCATAGATGGAGTCGACTTCACCGGGAAGCCTACTCACGAGAGGGCTTTAGCCGGGTTATTCCTCGGTTTTCAAAACCCTGTCGAGATACCGGGCGTGAACATCTTCATGCTCCTGCGCAGTGTCCTCAACAAGAAGATGGGCAGACACGATATCTCAGAGTATATTGAGGGATTGGAGAAGAGGATTAAAGACGAGGCTGTTTTAATAGGGTTGAAGCAGGAGCTGCTTGATAGGGATTTAAACCTGGGCTTCAGCGGTGGGGAGAGGAAGCGCTCCGAGATCCTCCAGGCACGCGTGATGCGTCCAAAATACGTGATCCTGGACGAGCCGGACAGCGGTCTCGACGTGGACGGCGTGAGAAGCGTTGCAGACTATATTAAGGAGGCGCTCTCAGCTGGGGCTTCAGTGATCTTAATCACACACTACCCCAGGGTGGTCGAATACGTTTCCCCCAGCAGAGTGTACGTGATGCATAACGGCAGGTTCGTGGCGGAGGGAGGATTAGAGCTTATCGACAAGATAAACAAGGAGGGCTACAGGTGGCTGGAGGGCAAGTAG
- the sufB gene encoding Fe-S cluster assembly protein SufB, with amino-acid sequence MKAIELDEHFFTEGVSYAKEVEIRGRISRSLVEEISRVKKEPEWMTRHRLRALEFFEKAPMPKWMIGIESIDLDEISSYYVKPAHGKIEKWEDLPPEIRRIYDNLKLPETYAKYLAGLTTVLDSESVYTTMKDLLKDLGVLMIPMEEAVQKYPDLVKQYFGRVFPYTDHKFAALHHALWSGGVFVYVPKGVKIPYPVEAFFFIGSELEGQFEHTIVVTDRGSEITFIEGCSAPRLKTISFHDGMVELYAHEDSRLNFVTVQNWSRNIVNFNNKRGIAEKNSLIEWIEGSIGSKITITYPSTILRGEYARTVSTVVGISNGPFIKDTGTKVVHAAPYTSSRIVSKSISARQGLNVYRGLIQVNKGARGAKSFVQCESLILDEDSKSYTYPIIHSSESDADIAHEATTARISEEQLFYLKSRGLAEREALSLMILGFIRDIFPRLPFEYVSMLTKVIQLEFSELGGVG; translated from the coding sequence TTGAAGGCAATAGAGCTAGATGAGCACTTCTTCACCGAGGGGGTATCGTACGCTAAGGAGGTTGAAATAAGAGGGAGGATCTCCAGGAGCCTGGTAGAGGAGATATCGAGGGTAAAGAAAGAACCCGAGTGGATGACTAGGCACAGGCTGAGAGCGCTCGAGTTTTTCGAGAAAGCGCCCATGCCTAAGTGGATGATAGGTATCGAATCAATAGATCTAGACGAGATATCATCCTACTATGTGAAGCCTGCTCACGGCAAGATCGAGAAGTGGGAGGATCTTCCCCCGGAAATTAGGAGAATATATGATAACCTCAAGCTGCCTGAAACCTACGCTAAGTACCTTGCAGGCTTAACGACGGTTCTCGACAGCGAGAGCGTTTACACGACTATGAAGGATCTGCTTAAGGACCTCGGGGTTTTAATGATCCCGATGGAGGAAGCCGTGCAGAAGTACCCCGACTTGGTGAAGCAGTATTTCGGAAGGGTGTTCCCCTACACGGACCACAAGTTCGCTGCACTGCACCACGCTCTGTGGAGCGGCGGCGTATTCGTGTATGTTCCAAAAGGTGTTAAAATACCCTACCCGGTTGAAGCATTCTTCTTTATTGGAAGCGAGCTTGAAGGACAATTCGAGCACACAATCGTCGTCACGGATAGGGGGAGCGAGATAACTTTTATTGAAGGATGCAGTGCTCCAAGGCTTAAAACCATCAGTTTCCACGACGGAATGGTCGAGCTCTACGCTCACGAGGATTCAAGGTTGAACTTCGTGACCGTTCAAAACTGGAGCAGGAATATAGTGAACTTCAACAATAAGAGGGGTATCGCCGAGAAGAACTCCCTGATAGAGTGGATTGAAGGCAGTATTGGAAGCAAGATAACCATTACGTACCCTTCAACGATTCTCAGAGGAGAATACGCTAGGACTGTCAGCACTGTGGTTGGAATAAGCAATGGGCCGTTCATAAAGGACACTGGCACCAAAGTGGTGCACGCCGCCCCGTATACTTCGAGCAGAATAGTATCGAAGAGCATAAGCGCTAGGCAAGGTCTCAACGTGTATAGGGGTTTGATCCAAGTGAACAAGGGGGCTAGGGGCGCGAAGAGCTTTGTCCAGTGCGAGAGCCTGATACTCGACGAGGATAGCAAAAGCTACACGTACCCCATAATACATTCGTCCGAGAGCGATGCGGACATCGCGCACGAAGCCACTACGGCTAGGATCAGCGAGGAGCAGTTATTCTACTTGAAGTCTAGAGGGCTCGCGGAGAGGGAGGCTTTGTCGTTGATGATACTCGGATTCATAAGGGATATATTCCCCAGGCTTCCCTTCGAGTACGTCTCAATGCTGACCAAGGTAATTCAACTAGAGTTCAGCGAGCTCGGGGGTGTCGGCTAG
- a CDS encoding SufD family Fe-S cluster assembly protein: MAQEPFMKEFQRHGDSPTVKSYTDWSLYMSVYDKLLKKELRVVEGFDLEASGSVLLKGAGRIRLYENYSLLPRLHKSLNDEARTLVFQGGEAVVRLKGGEGEGVAVGNLIIDVAADGTLIVESRSRIRGELSLLGLNVIVRSGVKANVMIDFEEDLESASSVNFTLEAGDGSEANLAILVHPGRMTRIEGALKPGSNSLVNARLSGVLREGSRLDALVDGLISRKSSSLSFASTLYLKNNSTGSVRGRGVVHPSADNARIVYGLESILEENATGFMQPFLEVNSNKVLEARHYAKSHLVTHDKLFYLASRGLSLEEARRLVLTGLLTSLMPPGLKKYSYEKINKRL; encoded by the coding sequence GTGGCCCAGGAACCATTCATGAAGGAATTCCAGAGGCACGGGGACTCCCCGACTGTGAAGTCATACACCGACTGGAGCCTCTACATGAGCGTCTACGACAAGCTCCTCAAGAAGGAGTTGAGGGTTGTCGAAGGCTTTGACCTGGAGGCATCGGGTAGCGTTCTCCTGAAAGGGGCGGGCAGGATCAGGCTGTACGAGAATTACTCGCTGCTCCCGAGGCTCCACAAGTCCTTGAACGATGAGGCGAGGACCCTGGTTTTCCAGGGCGGGGAAGCCGTCGTCAGGCTGAAGGGAGGCGAGGGGGAGGGGGTTGCCGTGGGCAACCTAATCATAGATGTCGCCGCTGATGGAACTCTAATCGTTGAATCGAGGAGCAGGATCAGGGGAGAATTATCCCTCTTGGGGTTGAACGTAATTGTTAGAAGCGGAGTTAAGGCTAACGTGATGATCGATTTCGAGGAGGATTTGGAGTCTGCTTCGAGCGTGAACTTCACGCTCGAGGCTGGAGACGGCTCGGAGGCTAATCTAGCCATCCTGGTTCATCCTGGGAGAATGACGAGGATTGAGGGAGCGTTGAAGCCGGGGAGCAACTCGCTTGTAAACGCCAGGCTCTCGGGCGTCCTGAGAGAGGGGAGCAGATTGGACGCTCTCGTTGACGGTTTAATCAGCAGGAAGAGCTCCTCCCTCAGCTTCGCTTCAACCCTCTACTTGAAGAACAACTCAACGGGCAGCGTGCGGGGCAGGGGCGTGGTCCACCCGAGCGCTGATAACGCCAGAATAGTCTACGGTTTAGAGTCTATTCTCGAGGAGAATGCTACGGGCTTCATGCAACCGTTTCTCGAAGTCAACAGTAACAAGGTTTTGGAGGCGAGGCATTACGCGAAGAGCCACTTGGTGACGCATGATAAGCTGTTCTATCTCGCCTCCCGGGGCTTGAGCCTTGAGGAGGCTCGCAGGCTGGTTTTAACAGGGCTGTTGACCAGCTTGATGCCCCCTGGGCTTAAGAAATACTCCTATGAGAAGATAAACAAGCGGCTTTGA
- a CDS encoding extracellular solute-binding protein: protein MGSLSKALTKVQALIIVLVIAVAAVGGAYLITQTTMQPTETTTTTPTTTPETTTTPGTTTTPVTTPTTTTPADNQILIGDLALVVPPEFKQFVEAARSGEVSVKIYFGHALTQDEFAAFQQVINMFMQEYPGIEVIPIPYSSMDALKTQISAIAALPPEQRAGFIGNAPDVFTWAHDWIGSFADKGWILDLETYIGAETITNYIAPAIQPIAMSAVTYKLKTYGLPYAGEAIALIVNKQLVTTPPTSFSEMLAIMQQFHNPSAGKYGLSYQFDPYHLYPFITAFNGYYLDEATGSIGVNSTGTKDGVKFYIQNILPYLDYSDLGSTNQLNNFLTGKTPMIITGPWSLPSIKNSIGLNNIEVVPIPNIDNRIPRPFSGFRNMYISILAASGGIQRTYASVLFVLYLSLNDNALKILVENNVYVPVKNSVIQYVTNNRSQYPVVYGFMQQVLLRSTPMPKDPNMEKVWGVGTNLNAIVGEFTNAISQGKTVSEAVEAALGVVDQQLDEAYATIMESLGG from the coding sequence GTGGGTTCGTTGTCCAAGGCACTAACTAAGGTCCAAGCCTTAATAATAGTTTTAGTCATAGCAGTAGCGGCCGTTGGAGGCGCGTATCTCATCACTCAGACTACGATGCAACCCACTGAAACCACGACCACGACTCCAACGACGACCCCGGAGACTACGACTACCCCGGGAACAACTACGACTCCGGTGACCACTCCAACCACAACTACTCCGGCGGATAATCAGATATTGATAGGGGATTTAGCGTTAGTTGTTCCCCCCGAGTTCAAGCAGTTTGTGGAGGCCGCTAGGAGCGGGGAGGTATCTGTTAAAATCTACTTCGGGCATGCCCTAACCCAGGACGAGTTCGCGGCATTCCAGCAAGTCATAAACATGTTCATGCAGGAATACCCCGGTATTGAAGTGATTCCAATACCGTACTCCAGCATGGATGCTTTGAAAACCCAGATCTCAGCCATAGCTGCTCTCCCGCCCGAACAGAGGGCAGGCTTCATAGGCAACGCCCCCGACGTGTTCACATGGGCTCACGACTGGATCGGCTCGTTCGCCGATAAGGGCTGGATTCTCGACCTCGAGACATACATTGGAGCCGAGACCATCACCAACTACATCGCCCCAGCTATTCAACCCATAGCCATGTCAGCTGTTACGTACAAGCTGAAGACCTACGGCCTCCCCTACGCCGGCGAGGCCATAGCTCTGATCGTGAACAAACAGCTCGTCACAACCCCGCCCACAAGCTTCAGCGAAATGCTCGCTATAATGCAGCAATTCCACAATCCCTCCGCAGGCAAGTATGGCTTGTCATACCAGTTCGACCCCTACCACTTATACCCGTTCATCACTGCCTTCAACGGATACTATCTCGATGAAGCCACTGGGTCTATCGGCGTGAACTCAACGGGCACCAAGGATGGCGTTAAATTCTACATTCAGAACATCCTGCCGTACCTGGACTACTCAGATCTCGGGTCGACCAACCAGCTCAACAACTTCTTAACTGGAAAAACACCAATGATCATCACTGGTCCCTGGTCCCTGCCGTCGATTAAGAATAGCATCGGGTTGAACAACATCGAAGTAGTACCCATTCCCAACATCGACAACAGGATCCCGAGACCCTTCAGCGGCTTCAGAAACATGTACATCTCGATACTGGCTGCCTCGGGAGGCATTCAGAGAACTTACGCCAGCGTCCTCTTCGTGCTCTACCTGTCCCTCAACGACAATGCTTTGAAGATCCTGGTTGAAAACAACGTGTATGTTCCCGTAAAGAACAGCGTGATACAGTATGTAACGAACAACAGGTCCCAGTATCCCGTAGTATATGGTTTCATGCAACAAGTATTATTGAGAAGCACTCCGATGCCGAAGGACCCGAATATGGAAAAGGTGTGGGGCGTAGGAACTAATTTGAACGCCATAGTCGGCGAGTTCACCAACGCCATATCGCAGGGCAAGACCGTCTCCGAGGCCGTGGAAGCCGCTCTAGGTGTTGTGGACCAGCAGCTCGACGAGGCATACGCCACGATAATGGAGAGCCTCGGCGGGTGA